From Vicinamibacterales bacterium, a single genomic window includes:
- a CDS encoding helicase-related protein, which translates to MARGHRCRLETTVRHTDCDELHLTREADGTRRILLWPFDRPAVCADQRRPRAVRLRVWAASVLRDAARTIDPLTPRSRRSSADLIAFQLAPAVAAAGGVCRLLLADEVGLGKTIQAGWIVSDVLARDPDARILLAVPAGVRHQWASELAGRFNLQLSVVDARWLRNTVADIPGDSSPWTAPGIYVGSIDFLKRPDVAEGIASHVWDLLVVDEAHTAAAPTDRHTALQRFAARSRRVVAITATPYSGTPGSFASLASIGATPAAAPPLMFRRSRADVGDARRRRHRFARVRTSGVEGRFQRLLERYSRDVWNEPLADRDAARLAVTILRKRALSSPAAAAQSLRRRLALLQGRGRIPRQLALFEDDDPLDDEVAPGSLAAPGLADAAREHRCLAALIAAADAAAGTDSKLRYLRRLVGRVPRESLVVFTEYRDTLLQIAAALPPSLQLHGGLASPDRAAVQRRFNAEGGLLLATDAAAEGLNLHEHCRMVVNYELPWNPARLEQRIGRVDRIGQRRTVHALTLTARDTAEDLVIGNLARRLSRIVAALGADDRLGAFLDDARTAGIVIGGDAVEALPDGRENDTVAILRHDGDPGRSGEAARQIAAHRRIAGTRDDSGRNVLVSSMRARAGTPPPGYVAALSCTARTIEGFPVAVRQFLLHLEASPCRPCTAGDVRRAAAPVIERLNTSRLPAVDVWFAGVCDAHDAAAAAMAARERELSDRPRDRAAVQPGLFDRRALAEAARIVTTEDRLRQTHLGEIERLERSRPLHLSCGVSAVLILWR; encoded by the coding sequence GTGGCGCGCGGCCATCGGTGTCGGCTCGAGACGACGGTCCGCCACACCGATTGCGACGAACTCCACCTCACGCGAGAGGCGGACGGCACCAGGCGGATTCTCCTGTGGCCGTTCGACCGGCCGGCCGTCTGCGCCGATCAGCGGCGGCCGCGCGCCGTTCGTCTGCGTGTCTGGGCGGCGTCGGTGCTTCGAGACGCCGCGCGCACGATCGACCCGCTGACCCCTCGAAGCAGGCGATCCTCGGCCGATCTCATCGCCTTTCAACTCGCGCCCGCGGTTGCGGCCGCGGGAGGCGTCTGCCGCCTGCTGCTCGCCGACGAAGTGGGATTGGGCAAGACGATTCAGGCCGGGTGGATTGTGAGCGACGTCCTGGCGCGCGATCCCGACGCGCGGATCCTGCTCGCCGTACCGGCGGGCGTTCGGCACCAGTGGGCGTCAGAACTGGCCGGGCGCTTCAACCTCCAGCTCTCCGTGGTCGACGCGCGCTGGTTGCGCAACACGGTCGCGGACATTCCCGGCGACTCGAGCCCGTGGACGGCGCCCGGCATCTATGTCGGATCGATCGACTTCCTGAAGCGGCCCGACGTAGCGGAGGGGATCGCCTCGCATGTCTGGGATCTGCTGGTCGTCGACGAAGCGCACACGGCCGCGGCGCCGACCGACCGTCACACCGCGCTGCAGCGGTTTGCGGCGAGATCGCGCCGCGTCGTTGCGATCACCGCCACGCCATATTCGGGGACCCCGGGATCGTTCGCGTCGCTCGCGTCGATCGGTGCGACTCCTGCGGCGGCGCCGCCGCTGATGTTCCGGCGCTCGCGCGCCGACGTCGGCGATGCGCGCCGGCGGCGGCACCGGTTCGCGCGGGTGCGCACCTCCGGCGTCGAGGGGCGCTTTCAGCGGCTGCTCGAGCGCTACAGCCGGGACGTGTGGAACGAGCCGCTCGCGGACCGCGACGCCGCCAGGCTTGCGGTCACGATCCTGCGCAAGAGGGCGCTGTCGTCGCCGGCGGCGGCCGCGCAGTCGCTGCGACGGCGCCTCGCGCTCCTGCAGGGGCGCGGCAGGATTCCCCGTCAACTGGCGCTGTTCGAAGACGATGATCCGCTCGACGACGAGGTCGCGCCCGGCTCGCTGGCGGCTCCGGGGCTGGCCGACGCAGCACGGGAGCACCGCTGCCTGGCCGCCCTCATCGCCGCGGCAGACGCCGCCGCCGGAACCGACTCGAAGCTGCGCTACCTGCGCCGGTTGGTCGGGCGGGTTCCGCGCGAATCGCTCGTCGTCTTCACCGAATATCGCGACACGCTGCTGCAGATCGCGGCCGCTCTCCCGCCATCGCTGCAGCTGCACGGCGGGCTCGCCTCGCCGGATCGCGCCGCCGTTCAACGGCGGTTCAATGCCGAGGGCGGCCTGCTGCTCGCGACCGACGCGGCGGCCGAGGGACTCAACCTTCACGAACACTGCCGGATGGTCGTCAACTACGAGCTGCCGTGGAATCCGGCACGACTGGAGCAGCGCATCGGCCGCGTCGATCGCATCGGGCAGCGGCGCACGGTCCATGCGCTGACGCTCACCGCCCGCGACACCGCCGAGGATCTGGTGATCGGGAACCTCGCGCGGCGGCTCTCGCGCATCGTTGCCGCGCTGGGGGCGGACGACCGTCTCGGCGCGTTTCTCGACGACGCACGCACCGCCGGGATCGTCATCGGCGGCGATGCCGTCGAGGCCCTGCCGGACGGCCGGGAGAACGACACCGTGGCGATCCTTCGTCACGATGGCGATCCGGGACGGTCGGGTGAAGCCGCACGTCAGATCGCGGCGCACCGCCGCATCGCCGGGACGCGCGATGACAGCGGCCGGAACGTCCTCGTCAGCAGCATGCGTGCGAGAGCCGGCACGCCGCCGCCCGGGTACGTCGCTGCCCTGTCGTGTACCGCGCGAACGATCGAGGGCTTCCCCGTCGCCGTGCGCCAGTTCCTGCTGCATCTCGAGGCCAGTCCCTGCCGGCCCTGCACCGCCGGCGACGTGCGCCGCGCCGCGGCGCCGGTCATCGAGCGGCTGAACACCTCGCGTCTTCCTGCCGTCGACGTCTGGTTCGCGGGCGTCTGCGACGCGCACGACGCGGCGGCAGCTGCGATGGCCGCGCGGGAGCGGGAGCTGAGCGATCGGCCGCGCGACCGCGCCGCGGTTCAGCCGGGCTTGTTCGACCGCCGCGCTCTGGCGGAAGCGGCGCGGATCGTCACGACCGAGGATCGGCTGCGGCAGACGCACCTCGGCGAGATCGAGCGCCTCGAACGATCGCGGCCCCTGCATCTGAGTTGCGGCGTCTCGGCGGTGCTGATTCTGTGGCGCTGA
- a CDS encoding Flp family type IVb pilin: MQLVNFAKSFVRNEEGQDLLEYALLVALIALVAIAAVTAAGGSVKTIFQTIADKLGGAAGA; this comes from the coding sequence ATGCAGCTCGTTAACTTTGCGAAGTCGTTCGTTCGTAACGAAGAGGGTCAGGACCTGCTCGAGTACGCGCTGCTCGTGGCGCTCATCGCCCTCGTGGCGATCGCGGCGGTCACGGCGGCCGGCGGTTCCGTGAAGACCATCTTCCAGACCATCGCCGACAAGCTGGGTGGAGCGGCGGGCGCGTAA
- a CDS encoding Flp family type IVb pilin, which yields MPSPNAVDTLLRIANEKFPTSEEGQDLLEYGLLAALIAIVAVGAVGTLGQTIYNVFWQSIGANF from the coding sequence ATGCCGTCACCCAACGCCGTTGACACGCTGCTGCGAATCGCCAACGAGAAGTTCCCGACCTCGGAAGAGGGGCAGGACCTGCTCGAGTACGGATTGCTGGCGGCCTTGATCGCGATCGTCGCGGTCGGCGCGGTCGGCACGCTCGGCCAGACCATCTACAACGTGTTCTGGCAGAGCATCGGAGCCAATTTCTAG
- a CDS encoding A24 family peptidase gives MPVLVLTLGLATAVYTDVRTRRIPNWLTGSIAGAGFGLAFGGGVVTPMQAALGLLTGLLLMMPGHLIGATGAGDVKLMAAVGTMLGPDLTFRAFLYSAVAGGLFALAVATQRGILATTLQDAGRLVTSPAGVRKAIESPARANRFAYGPAIATGTLISLMVAK, from the coding sequence GTGCCAGTCCTCGTCCTCACGCTCGGGCTCGCGACCGCCGTCTACACGGACGTCCGTACGCGGCGGATTCCGAACTGGCTGACCGGCTCGATCGCCGGCGCCGGATTCGGTCTCGCGTTCGGCGGCGGCGTGGTGACGCCGATGCAGGCCGCGCTCGGGCTGCTGACGGGACTGCTGCTCATGATGCCGGGGCACCTGATTGGTGCGACCGGCGCCGGCGACGTGAAGCTGATGGCCGCGGTCGGCACGATGCTCGGACCCGACCTCACCTTCCGCGCCTTCCTGTATTCGGCGGTGGCGGGCGGCCTGTTCGCCCTGGCCGTGGCGACGCAGCGCGGCATCCTGGCGACGACGCTGCAGGACGCCGGCCGCCTGGTGACCTCTCCGGCAGGCGTGCGGAAGGCGATCGAGTCGCCGGCCCGCGCCAATCGCTTCGCCTACGGACCGGCAATCGCGACGGGAACACTGATCTCCCTGATGGTGGCCAAATGA
- a CDS encoding TadE family protein: MKRIRSEKGAALIEAAITVPIILLISVGIFEFGRAYQTQQVLVNAAREGARLAVIEGSTDAQVRARVNDYLSLAGLKTLGDDKIPINRTTAVTGTGTTGSSVEVLYPFEFMVLNPVVKLIAPTDTKTGAPITMKAATVMRNE, translated from the coding sequence ATGAAACGCATCCGCAGTGAAAAGGGCGCGGCGCTGATCGAGGCGGCAATCACCGTTCCGATCATCCTGCTCATCTCGGTAGGCATCTTCGAGTTCGGCCGCGCCTACCAGACGCAGCAGGTGCTGGTGAATGCCGCCCGCGAAGGGGCGAGACTCGCGGTCATCGAGGGGTCGACCGACGCCCAGGTGCGGGCCCGCGTCAACGACTACCTGAGCCTCGCCGGCCTGAAGACGCTGGGCGACGACAAGATCCCCATCAACCGGACGACCGCGGTGACCGGCACCGGGACGACCGGTTCGTCGGTCGAGGTCCTCTATCCGTTCGAGTTCATGGTCCTCAATCCGGTGGTGAAGCTGATCGCCCCCACCGACACCAAAACCGGCGCGCCGATCACGATGAAGGCCGCCACAGTGATGCGGAACGAGTAA
- the cpaB gene encoding Flp pilus assembly protein CpaB, with translation MRNRIFAVLALAVIAGGGLAYGTYNAINTQPVKTVTAPTQPVVVAAADLPLGAELKKEDLTVVNFPVGAAPEGAFAKPADVLGRGLIVSMVKNEIVLNAKLASKEAGAGLPPVIPDGMRAVSVRVNEVIGVAGYVLPGTRVDVLATASPNGSPQDATSKVILSNVQVLTAGTRMEQDQEKGKPMQVTVVTLLVYPEQSERLALASTEGKIQLALRNPLDTSAPETPGIKPAVLLGMTKPAARSAGPTTKTARKTPGPVTNDVPVAAPLPTVEIIRGDKRSSEVIK, from the coding sequence ATGCGCAACCGAATCTTTGCCGTTCTCGCGCTGGCAGTAATCGCCGGCGGAGGTCTCGCTTACGGGACCTACAACGCGATCAACACGCAGCCGGTCAAGACGGTCACCGCGCCGACCCAGCCCGTGGTCGTGGCGGCGGCGGATCTGCCCCTCGGCGCCGAGTTGAAGAAGGAAGACCTGACCGTCGTCAACTTCCCGGTCGGCGCCGCGCCCGAAGGCGCGTTCGCCAAGCCGGCCGACGTGCTCGGCCGCGGGCTGATCGTGTCGATGGTCAAGAACGAGATCGTGCTGAACGCCAAGCTCGCCTCGAAGGAAGCGGGCGCCGGGCTGCCGCCGGTCATCCCCGACGGCATGCGCGCGGTGTCGGTGCGGGTCAACGAGGTCATCGGCGTCGCCGGCTACGTGCTGCCGGGCACGCGCGTCGACGTGCTCGCGACCGCCAGCCCGAACGGCTCGCCGCAGGATGCGACCTCCAAGGTGATCCTCTCCAACGTGCAGGTGCTCACCGCCGGCACCCGGATGGAGCAGGACCAGGAGAAGGGCAAGCCGATGCAGGTCACCGTGGTGACGCTGCTCGTCTATCCCGAGCAGTCCGAGCGGCTCGCGCTGGCCAGCACGGAAGGCAAGATTCAGCTCGCGCTGCGCAATCCGCTCGATACCAGCGCCCCCGAGACCCCCGGCATCAAGCCCGCCGTGCTGCTCGGCATGACCAAGCCGGCGGCCCGTTCGGCGGGCCCGACGACCAAGACCGCGCGCAAGACGCCTGGACCGGTGACGAACGACGTCCCGGTAGCGGCTCCGCTCCCGACCGTTGAAATCATTCGCGGCGACAAGCGCTCGTCCGAGGTGATCAAATGA
- a CDS encoding pilus assembly protein N-terminal domain-containing protein, whose translation MTSRRRAARVAALVIYIIVVLVATPQAQQPVAFASGSGVIAAGPEATTTSATAVDLLVGRSTILNVGSAIARVSLTVPDVADAMVTAPSQLLIHGKTPGTISLFVWDRAGGIKTYEVSVRRDLTHLIAQLKELFPGEPLTVMGSGKDIVLSGTVSSKYVIDKAAEVAGGYVEKKEYVVNLLKQQEGVASNQVMLRVRFAEVSRSALQELGASFVANGFKNDWYGRTSTQQFPAPDFDSDRPGGLTFSDYLNVFLFNTKHGVGAVMKALQSKGLFQSLAEPNLIALNGKEASFLAGGEYPYPVVQSGGNSNAVTIMFKEFGVRLTFTPTVLGGDLINLKVRPEVSSLDFGNGVNISGFRVPALSTRRTDTEVELQDGQTFAIAGLMNNTVSSTMSKIPGIGDIPVLGYLFKSRAYQKQQTELVVMITPSIIRRGSAGVSQGLPTAVEPYLGAPSKRLPQPDAYIGSPRYPAAGQQPPRTGGDAAMAPQAPVPQYAAPKPASPAPMNAAPAANGAAVREASPAAAMPMQVETAPAPKVDPARLRDEQKKAAEAQRKAAEDRAAAEKKAAQQRERQKKLDDERAKREAAVAKKNQEEERKRQAELRKHEKTLAEAAARLKQAQEAYQAEAKKKGNQ comes from the coding sequence ATGACATCCCGTCGCCGCGCCGCGAGAGTCGCCGCGCTGGTCATCTACATCATCGTCGTGCTCGTGGCGACGCCGCAGGCGCAGCAGCCGGTGGCGTTCGCGAGCGGCTCCGGCGTCATCGCCGCCGGGCCCGAAGCGACGACCACGAGCGCGACTGCCGTCGATCTGCTGGTCGGGCGATCGACGATCCTGAACGTCGGCTCGGCGATCGCGCGCGTCTCGCTGACGGTGCCCGACGTCGCCGACGCGATGGTGACCGCGCCGTCGCAGCTCCTGATCCACGGCAAGACGCCCGGCACGATCTCGCTGTTCGTGTGGGACCGCGCCGGCGGGATCAAGACCTACGAGGTCAGCGTCCGCCGCGACCTGACCCACCTCATCGCCCAGCTCAAGGAGCTGTTCCCCGGTGAGCCGCTGACGGTGATGGGCAGCGGCAAGGACATCGTGCTGTCCGGCACGGTCTCGAGCAAGTACGTCATCGACAAGGCCGCGGAAGTCGCCGGCGGCTACGTCGAGAAGAAGGAATACGTCGTCAACCTGCTGAAGCAGCAGGAAGGCGTGGCCTCCAACCAGGTCATGCTGCGCGTGCGCTTCGCGGAAGTGAGCCGCAGCGCGCTGCAGGAGCTCGGCGCGTCGTTCGTCGCCAACGGCTTCAAGAACGACTGGTACGGCCGCACCTCGACGCAGCAGTTCCCCGCCCCGGATTTCGACTCCGATCGTCCCGGCGGGCTGACGTTCAGCGACTACCTGAACGTGTTCCTGTTCAACACCAAGCACGGCGTCGGCGCCGTGATGAAGGCGCTGCAGTCGAAGGGGCTGTTCCAGAGCCTCGCCGAGCCGAACCTGATTGCGCTGAACGGCAAGGAAGCCAGCTTCCTCGCCGGCGGTGAGTATCCCTACCCGGTGGTGCAGTCGGGCGGCAACAGCAACGCCGTCACGATCATGTTCAAGGAGTTCGGCGTCCGCCTGACCTTCACGCCGACCGTGCTCGGCGGCGATCTCATCAACCTCAAGGTCCGGCCCGAGGTCAGCTCGCTCGACTTCGGCAACGGCGTCAACATCTCGGGCTTCCGCGTGCCGGCGCTGTCGACGCGCCGCACCGACACCGAAGTGGAGCTCCAGGACGGCCAGACGTTCGCCATCGCCGGTCTGATGAACAACACCGTCTCCTCGACGATGTCGAAGATTCCCGGCATCGGCGACATCCCCGTGCTCGGCTATCTGTTCAAGAGCCGCGCGTATCAGAAGCAGCAGACCGAGCTGGTCGTGATGATCACGCCGTCGATCATCCGCCGCGGGTCGGCGGGCGTGTCGCAGGGGCTGCCGACCGCGGTCGAGCCGTATCTCGGCGCGCCGTCGAAGCGTCTGCCGCAGCCTGATGCGTACATCGGCTCGCCGCGCTACCCGGCGGCCGGACAGCAGCCGCCGCGCACCGGCGGCGACGCGGCGATGGCGCCGCAGGCGCCCGTGCCGCAGTACGCCGCGCCGAAGCCGGCGAGCCCGGCGCCGATGAACGCCGCCCCGGCGGCGAACGGCGCCGCCGTGCGCGAGGCGTCCCCCGCGGCCGCGATGCCGATGCAGGTCGAGACCGCGCCGGCGCCGAAGGTCGATCCGGCGCGTCTCCGCGACGAGCAGAAGAAGGCCGCGGAGGCGCAGAGGAAGGCCGCCGAGGATCGGGCGGCCGCCGAGAAGAAGGCGGCGCAGCAGCGCGAGCGCCAGAAGAAGCTCGACGACGAGCGCGCGAAGCGCGAGGCCGCCGTCGCCAAGAAGAACCAGGAGGAGGAGCGGAAGCGTCAGGCCGAGCTGCGGAAGCACGAGAAGACGCTCGCCGAGGCCGCCGCCCGCCTGAAGCAGGCGCAGGAAGCCTACCAGGCCGAAGCCAAGAAAAAGGGCAACCAGTAA
- a CDS encoding pilus assembly protein TadG-related protein, which produces MRVNRVRKFAADESGFSLVFVGLGFMGFMAASMLAIDVGMLMSARSQAQNSADAGALAGATSLAFDDWYDRTPSGPAVVNAKATAKANLVQGGVPTVEDADIVFLNDPAGEPNRVQVTVHRTVNTLIAKYFGIETANINAVATGEASPANAMTCVKPFTIPDRWIEKNPVTKEWQSSDDFSRYDKKGNVLTPADVYEPAYLPPDYKVKNPNYSGYNSEKFRGEKLVLRASNGTKIQSSFYFSLAMTDDTGGDDYEWNIANCNKKIYRWNDPLVQEPGAKEGPTVQGIEALIAKDPDAVWDEGTKSVKNSKYGEGRQSPRIFPIPLYDPDYYDEGHQTGRVASLRTANWIGFFVEYVGAGSEIHGRIIPIGGIRDRTMTTGTADMPKAIRLVQ; this is translated from the coding sequence ATGCGAGTCAATCGCGTCCGGAAGTTTGCCGCCGACGAATCCGGGTTCTCCCTGGTGTTCGTCGGGCTCGGCTTCATGGGATTCATGGCCGCCAGCATGCTGGCGATCGACGTCGGCATGCTGATGTCGGCGCGCAGCCAGGCGCAGAACTCCGCGGATGCCGGCGCGCTCGCCGGCGCGACCTCGCTGGCCTTCGACGACTGGTACGATCGCACGCCCAGCGGACCGGCGGTCGTGAACGCCAAGGCCACCGCCAAGGCCAACCTGGTCCAGGGCGGCGTGCCCACGGTCGAAGACGCCGACATCGTGTTCCTCAACGATCCCGCGGGCGAGCCGAATCGCGTGCAGGTCACGGTGCACCGCACGGTCAATACGCTGATCGCGAAGTACTTCGGCATCGAGACGGCGAACATCAACGCCGTGGCGACCGGCGAAGCCTCACCCGCGAACGCCATGACCTGCGTGAAGCCGTTCACCATTCCGGATCGGTGGATCGAGAAGAACCCGGTCACCAAGGAGTGGCAGTCGTCCGACGACTTCAGCCGCTACGACAAGAAGGGGAACGTGCTCACGCCGGCCGACGTGTACGAGCCGGCGTATCTGCCGCCGGACTACAAGGTCAAGAACCCGAACTACTCCGGGTACAACTCGGAGAAGTTCCGCGGCGAGAAGCTGGTGCTCCGCGCCAGCAACGGCACGAAGATTCAGTCGAGCTTCTACTTCTCGCTGGCGATGACCGACGACACCGGCGGCGACGACTACGAGTGGAACATCGCCAACTGCAACAAGAAGATCTATCGCTGGAACGATCCGCTGGTCCAGGAGCCGGGCGCCAAGGAAGGCCCGACCGTGCAGGGTATCGAAGCGCTGATCGCGAAGGATCCCGACGCGGTCTGGGACGAAGGCACGAAGTCGGTGAAGAACAGCAAGTACGGCGAGGGGCGCCAGAGCCCGCGCATCTTCCCGATCCCGCTCTACGACCCCGACTACTACGACGAAGGGCACCAGACCGGCCGCGTCGCCTCGCTGCGCACGGCGAACTGGATCGGGTTCTTCGTCGAGTACGTCGGCGCCGGCAGCGAGATTCACGGACGGATCATTCCCATCGGCGGCATCCGGGACCGGACGATGACCACCGGCACGGCCGACATGCCCAAGGCGATTCGGCTGGTTCAGTAA
- a CDS encoding AAA family ATPase produces the protein MAQLTAQVISYDEEFKRQVARLIRACGVPVGIVEGRSAEGIGPDLVVVDIRSDSSSGLAAIERLRASSASLAIFAVAASAEPDLILQSMRAGANEFFPWNAPEGSQQARATEETFHGAVRKAAARREAASAGAKPPCVTHVFLGAKGGAGTTTVAVNCGVELARLTKRPTIVVDLKSCLGEVALFLGVRPRFTVLDAIENLHRLDKNFLAELVAKHKSGLDILAGSEQFDRPNAQDAGALEELLRVVGKAYDYVVIDAGNVINSTSAAALYAADTIFLVTNPDVPSIRNAQRLVDRVRQLGAGSERVKILLNRVSENNLIAPKQIETALGYGIHHTFSSDYRTVSTALNSGVPLALTNSTDLASQFDSFTRQLVGMAEESKVEPERKRASFLGMF, from the coding sequence ATGGCTCAACTCACGGCGCAGGTCATCAGCTACGACGAAGAGTTCAAACGCCAGGTGGCGCGGTTGATCCGCGCCTGCGGCGTTCCCGTCGGCATCGTCGAAGGGCGGTCGGCGGAGGGTATCGGTCCGGACCTGGTCGTGGTCGACATCCGTTCGGACTCCTCCAGCGGCCTTGCCGCCATCGAGCGGCTGCGCGCGAGCAGCGCCAGCCTGGCCATTTTCGCGGTCGCCGCCTCGGCCGAGCCCGACCTGATTCTTCAGTCGATGCGCGCCGGGGCCAACGAGTTCTTTCCCTGGAATGCGCCCGAGGGATCGCAGCAGGCACGCGCCACCGAAGAGACGTTTCACGGTGCCGTCCGGAAGGCCGCGGCACGTCGTGAGGCGGCGTCGGCCGGCGCGAAGCCGCCCTGCGTCACTCACGTGTTCCTTGGAGCGAAAGGCGGTGCTGGCACGACGACCGTCGCGGTGAACTGCGGCGTCGAGCTGGCCCGTCTCACCAAGCGGCCCACCATCGTGGTGGACCTGAAGAGTTGTCTCGGCGAGGTCGCGCTCTTCCTCGGCGTGCGGCCGCGGTTCACCGTGCTCGACGCGATCGAGAACCTGCACCGTCTGGACAAGAACTTCCTGGCGGAGCTGGTCGCGAAGCACAAGTCCGGCCTCGACATCCTGGCCGGTTCCGAGCAGTTCGATCGTCCCAACGCGCAGGACGCCGGCGCGCTCGAGGAGCTGCTCCGCGTCGTCGGCAAGGCCTACGACTACGTCGTGATCGACGCCGGCAACGTGATCAACTCGACCAGCGCCGCCGCGCTCTACGCCGCGGACACGATCTTCCTCGTCACCAATCCCGACGTGCCCTCGATCCGCAACGCCCAGCGGCTGGTGGATCGGGTCCGGCAGCTCGGGGCGGGGAGCGAGCGGGTGAAGATCCTGCTCAATCGCGTGTCCGAGAACAATCTCATCGCGCCGAAGCAGATCGAGACGGCGCTCGGCTACGGCATTCACCACACGTTCTCGAGCGACTACCGCACGGTCTCGACGGCGCTGAACTCGGGCGTGCCGCTGGCCCTGACCAACAGCACCGACCTCGCCAGCCAGTTCGACAGCTTCACCCGCCAGCTGGTCGGCATGGCCGAGGAATCCAAGGTCGAACCGGAGCGCAAACGCGCGTCTTTCCTGGGGATGTTCTAA